In a single window of the Bacteroidota bacterium genome:
- a CDS encoding glycosyltransferase family 39 protein, translated as MLSSRYSLAWLVTGLCAAVLLPTLFMRGMFFDGVFYANMSMNFAAGESTFWEPKCSNTFYAVCHEQPPLFFALQGAFFYVLGNSFLTERIYDLAAALLSVWLLLRIAKATGHSASGWMAVLCWMIMPVTFWAYHNNVIEGTLSMFTLAAMLHLMRALHEGKRETQHLLLAGLWIAAAGLTKGVQGMFLLAAPGLWWLVMRRSTLGAALRQTALVLTVPLAVTAFCWFNEAAQRSFAAYFEHRLASTFAGLNSTGSGRFHQLYELLLNMLPVMGIAALLVLLLRKKAQKPAAYDLRLAAFMLAAGLAGILPLMVTLEQRGFYLVTALPLVALACALLLHPYTTALQAALQNRVPASRVVAAMGMLLLAGAVAAAAMLGGSYKRDEIKLRDLETAARFIPPGSIIGHDTAATDWTLMHNAWRFYKISLAFPETPDPEWVLLPQGKQAPEGYAVVECGLREMVLWRRR; from the coding sequence ATGCTATCGTCGCGTTATTCGCTTGCCTGGCTTGTGACCGGACTGTGTGCGGCGGTGTTGCTGCCCACACTGTTTATGCGCGGCATGTTTTTCGACGGTGTGTTTTACGCCAACATGAGCATGAACTTTGCGGCAGGCGAAAGCACATTCTGGGAGCCGAAATGCAGCAATACGTTTTATGCGGTATGCCACGAGCAGCCGCCTTTGTTTTTTGCACTGCAGGGGGCATTTTTTTACGTGCTCGGCAATTCCTTTCTCACCGAACGTATTTACGATCTGGCCGCAGCCTTGCTGAGTGTGTGGCTGCTGCTGCGTATTGCAAAAGCAACCGGCCACAGCGCATCGGGCTGGATGGCGGTGCTGTGCTGGATGATAATGCCCGTCACATTCTGGGCATACCACAACAATGTAATTGAAGGCACGCTGAGCATGTTTACACTGGCCGCCATGCTGCACCTGATGCGTGCGCTGCACGAAGGCAAACGTGAAACGCAGCACCTGCTGCTGGCCGGGTTGTGGATTGCGGCGGCAGGACTTACAAAAGGCGTTCAGGGCATGTTTCTGCTTGCCGCGCCGGGGCTTTGGTGGCTGGTGATGCGGCGCAGCACATTGGGGGCGGCGCTCAGGCAAACGGCGCTGGTGCTGACGGTGCCGCTGGCAGTTACGGCCTTTTGCTGGTTTAACGAAGCCGCACAGCGCAGCTTTGCCGCTTATTTTGAGCACCGTTTGGCGAGCACGTTTGCAGGCCTCAACAGCACGGGCAGCGGCAGGTTTCACCAGCTTTACGAATTGCTGCTGAACATGCTGCCGGTAATGGGTATAGCGGCACTGCTGGTTTTGCTGCTGCGCAAAAAGGCACAAAAGCCCGCCGCCTACGATTTGCGTTTAGCTGCGTTTATGCTGGCGGCGGGGCTGGCGGGTATTTTGCCGCTGATGGTTACGCTGGAGCAGCGCGGATTTTATCTGGTTACTGCATTGCCGCTTGTGGCGCTGGCCTGTGCGCTGTTGCTGCATCCGTACACTACAGCCTTGCAGGCCGCACTTCAAAACCGTGTGCCGGCAAGCCGCGTGGTAGCCGCCATGGGTATGCTGCTGCTTGCCGGGGCGGTGGCGGCCGCAGCCATGCTGGGCGGAAGCTACAAACGCGACGAAATCAAACTCCGCGACCTGGAAACCGCCGCCCGCTTTATTCCGCCCGGCAGCATTATTGGCCATGATACCGCCGCAACAGACTGGACGCTGATGCACAATGCGTGGCGGTTTTACAAAATAAGCCTCGCCTTTCCCGAAACGCCCGACCCGGAATGGGTGCTGCTGCCGCAAGGCAAACAGGCGCCCGAAGGGTATGCAGTGGTGGAGTGCGGGTTGCGGGAAATGGTGTTGTGGCGGAGGAGGTGA
- a CDS encoding addiction module protein, whose translation MSVESLKSYLHLRIDKADELLLNKIAAIIDESVSDSEQHDTDNDLLTPAQKQELERRYQEYLSGNTESYSFEEVKMYLRTRKTS comes from the coding sequence ATGAGTGTTGAATCTCTTAAATCTTATTTACACTTACGGATTGATAAAGCTGACGAGCTTCTGCTGAATAAGATCGCAGCAATTATTGATGAGTCAGTGTCCGATTCTGAGCAACACGACACTGATAATGATTTGCTTACCCCTGCTCAGAAGCAGGAACTTGAGAGGCGCTATCAGGAATATCTTAGTGGCAATACTGAATCTTATAGTTTTGAGGAAGTAAAAATGTATTTGAGAACCCGAAAAACATCTTGA
- a CDS encoding RidA family protein — protein sequence MNEQSINSSKAPEPVGHYPHARRVGNLLFLSGVGPREKGSKKIPGVELDENRNILSYDIETQVRSVFQNVRWILEDAGSSWEQIVDVTVFLTNMKDDFATYNRLWAEYFPENPPCRTTLEINCLPTPIAIELKVMATIGQ from the coding sequence ATGAACGAACAAAGCATAAACTCATCAAAAGCGCCCGAGCCGGTTGGGCATTATCCGCATGCACGCCGCGTGGGCAATTTACTTTTCCTTTCCGGTGTGGGTCCGCGTGAAAAAGGCTCGAAAAAAATTCCGGGTGTGGAGCTTGATGAAAACCGCAACATCCTGAGTTACGATATTGAAACGCAGGTGCGCAGCGTGTTTCAGAATGTGCGCTGGATTTTGGAAGATGCCGGAAGCAGCTGGGAACAAATTGTGGACGTAACGGTGTTTCTGACCAACATGAAAGACGATTTTGCCACCTACAACCGTCTTTGGGCCGAGTATTTTCCCGAAAACCCGCCCTGCCGCACCACGCTGGAAATAAACTGCCTGCCCACGCCCATTGCCATTGAACTGAAGGTAATGGCCACTATTGGCCAGTAG
- a CDS encoding phytanoyl-CoA dioxygenase family protein, whose protein sequence is MQPTAQEIYALWQRYHNPSANQDQRLAHWTADVQLLNQYGVSVDELMGFLFFQPRSVQEFAHWFRARMVFAGTEQLQTPVLNETDLLFWQQNGYVVLHHAVSDEDCDAAAAAIWQYLQADPQNPASWYTAHEGRRGMMLQLFNHPALQRNRMSARIRKAYEQLYGHHAIQVTIDKVSFNTPETGSNKFAGTPLHWDVSLVPPVPYNLQGLLYLHDVSQEQGAFQCVPGFQLKIDEWLRSLPPGADPRKLAAETGRPVTIPGKKGDLIIWHNALPHCATPNRGTMPRLVQYITWYEQRRVLSEEWK, encoded by the coding sequence ATGCAGCCCACCGCGCAGGAAATTTATGCACTCTGGCAGCGCTACCACAACCCTTCGGCCAATCAGGACCAACGGCTGGCGCATTGGACGGCCGATGTGCAGCTGCTCAATCAGTATGGCGTGAGTGTGGATGAGCTGATGGGCTTTTTGTTTTTTCAGCCGCGCAGTGTGCAGGAGTTTGCACACTGGTTCCGTGCGCGCATGGTATTTGCCGGTACAGAACAGCTTCAAACGCCTGTGCTCAATGAAACCGATCTGCTTTTCTGGCAACAGAACGGCTACGTGGTTTTGCATCATGCCGTGTCTGACGAAGATTGTGATGCGGCTGCGGCTGCCATTTGGCAGTATCTTCAGGCCGATCCGCAAAACCCCGCAAGCTGGTACACTGCGCACGAGGGCAGGCGGGGCATGATGCTTCAGCTTTTCAATCATCCTGCCCTGCAGCGCAACCGCATGTCGGCGCGTATCCGCAAGGCGTATGAGCAGCTTTACGGCCACCACGCCATTCAGGTCACTATCGACAAGGTGAGCTTCAATACGCCTGAAACCGGCTCAAATAAATTTGCCGGCACACCGCTGCACTGGGATGTAAGTCTGGTGCCGCCCGTTCCGTACAACCTGCAAGGCTTACTGTATTTGCATGACGTGAGCCAAGAGCAGGGCGCATTTCAGTGCGTGCCCGGCTTTCAGTTGAAGATAGACGAGTGGCTGCGCAGCCTTCCCCCCGGCGCCGATCCGCGCAAACTTGCCGCAGAAACCGGCAGGCCCGTAACCATACCCGGCAAAAAAGGCGATCTCATTATCTGGCACAACGCCCTGCCGCATTGTGCCACACCCAACCGGGGCACAATGCCGCGTTTAGTGCAGTATATTACGTGGTACGAACAGCGTCGGGTGCTGAGTGAGGAGTGGAAGTAG